One Manihot esculenta cultivar AM560-2 chromosome 6, M.esculenta_v8, whole genome shotgun sequence DNA segment encodes these proteins:
- the LOC110617070 gene encoding uncharacterized protein LOC110617070 isoform X1: protein MASMASTCSPTSLQLRLAAVKRSCKGSPAVLIQTRLRKLDPHVRMLCTAQNGYGVERRSDRCPWIASSSATDNLAGWSDSDDDDQSTESKSQGMKWLQGIVVAGVAGVILVAGLTFAALSLSKRSTSRPKQQMETLTTQQEVSLGSNVEDDTIEKNKSEESSVKQDDNNLEQVTGIDMDLSSSSELSEAPIEYKLNDRSQTPLVDSDNYLIISHDTSDNAPIQEDLQSELFFYDKSDASAVVSSSMNLPDSEIADYNPAASIPESISEIEQNLVIGEPANLLNTGHPLTAHEGELPGSELKENPEDSSNSPVHESSESVDVSISITATMDAVIEPGIVSKDDKETVASLPTAENLDTSITTQASTERSSSSLEVNYLNESESSGTVSSSPSAYPFEKEQDTVSNGKTIGSRTSFVPPPFSGSFAGIPAPSAVSEALQVSPGKVLVPAIVDQAQGQALAALQVLKVIEADVLPSDLCTRREYARWLVAASGALSRNTLSKVYPAMYIENATDLAFDDITPDDPDFSSIQGLAEAGLISSRLSSHDLLSSSDEEQGPFYFFPESPLSRQDLVSWKMALEKRQLPEADGKILYHLSGFRDIDKINPDAWPALIADLSAGDQGIISLAFGCTRLFQPDKPVTKAQAAVALATGEASEMVNEELARIEAESMAENVVSAHNALVAQVEQDINASYEKELSMEREKINAVEKMAEDARLELEKIRAEREAENIALMKERAAIEAEMEVLSRIRSEVEEQLQSLLSSKAEISYEKERISKLQKEAENEKQDISRLQYELEVERKALSMARAWAEDEAKRAREHAKAIEEARDRWERHGIKVVVDSDLREESSADVTWVAAAKQFSVEGTVSRAEKLTDKLKLMADNVKGKSREVIHKIIQKILTLVSLLKEWASKASTQAKELKDAAMLKAKGSIQELQQNTSEFNLAIKERARGSMQGLQQTTAEFSVAVKEGARRFAEDCRENVEKLTHKFKS from the exons ATGGCGTCCATGGCTTCCACCTGCTCTCCGACCTCTCTCCAGCTTCGCTTGGCCGCCGTGAAAAGGAGCTGTAAGGGATCTCCTGCAGTTCTGATACAGACTCGGTTGAGGAAGCTGGATCCTCACGTTCGTATGCTATGTACAGCTCAAAATGGGTATGGAGTGGAACGGCGGTCTGACAGGTGTCCCTGGATTGCTTCAAGCTCTGCGACGGATAATTTGGCAGGGTGGTCTGATTCGGATGATGATGATCAATCTACCGAGTCCAAGTCACAGGGGATGAAATGGCTTCAAG GGATTGTGGTAGCTGGAGTAGCTGGTGTCATCCTAGTTGCAGGACTTACCTTCGCGGCATTGTCTCTCAGTAAGCGGAGCACTTCAA GACCAAAACAACAGATGGAAACATTGACTACTCAACAGGAAGTTTCATTGGGTTCTAATGTGGAGGATGATACCATTGAGAAGAATAAAAGTGAGGAAAGCAGCGTGAAACAAGATGATAATAATCTGGAACAAGTTACAGGTATAGATATGGATCTTTCTTCCTCTTCAGAACTTTCTGAAGCACCCATTGAATATAAACTCAATGATAGGAGTCAGACCCCATTGGTAGACAGTGACAATTACTTGATTATTTCCCATGATACCAGTGATAATGCACCAATTCAAGAGGATTTGCAatctgaattatttttttatgacaaGTCAGATGCTTCTGCAGTGGTTTCCAGCTCAATGAATTTGCCTGATTCTGAAATTGCTGATTATAACCCAGCTGCAAGTATACCTGAATCAATTTCTGAAATTGAGCAAAATTTGGTTATTGGTGAACCTGCTAATTTGTTGAATACAGGACATCCTTTGACTGCCCATGAAGGGGAACTGCCTGGCTCAGAGTTAAAAGAGAATCCTGAAGATTCTTCTAATTCCCCTGTTCACGAATCGAGTGAGTCTGTGGATGTGAGTATTTCTATCACTGCAACAATGGATGCTGTAATAGAACCTGGAATTGTTTCCAAAGATGACAAGGAGACAGTAGCCTCTCTTCCAACTGCAGAAAATCTTGACACAAGCATCACAACTCAGGCCTCAACTGAGAGAAGTAGTTCATCCCTGGAAGTGAATTACTTAAATGAAAGTGAATCTTCTGGAACAGTTTCTTCTTCACCGTCAGCCTATCCATTTGAAAAAGAACAAGACACGGTTTCTAATGGTAAGACAATTGGAAGCAGAACATCTTTCGTACCTCCACCCTTCAGCGGTTCCTTTGCTGGTATACCTGCTCCATCTGCAGTTTCTGAAGCTCTACAGGTTTCTCCTGGAAAGGTCTTGGTTCCTGCAATTGTTGATCAGGCTCAGGGACAAGCACTCGCTGCACTGCAAGTTCTGAAG GTTATTGAGGCTGATGTTCTACCCAGTGATCTATGTACCCGTCGTGAGTATGCCCGTTGGTTGGTGGCTGCAAGCGGTGCTCTTTCAAG GAATACGCTTTCGAAAGTATATCCTGCAATGTATATAGAGAATGCTACTGACCTAGCTTTTGATGATATCACACCAGATGACCCTGATTTTTCATCAATTCAAG GTCTGGCTGAAGCAGGACTTATCTCAAGCAGGCTTTCAAGTCATGATTTGCTTTCTTCCTCGGATGAAGAACAAGGTCCATTTTATTTCTTCCCTGAAAG CCCTTTATCGAGGCAGGATCTTGTGAGCTGGAAGATGGCCCTGGAGAAAAGACAACTTCCAGAAGCTGATGGAAAG ATTTTGTACCATCTTTCTGGTTTTAGAGATATTGATAAAATAAACCCAGATGCATGGCCTGCACTGATAGCTGACTTATCTGCAGGAGACCAAGGAATAATATCACTTGCATTTG GTTGCACAAGATTATTCCAGCCAGATAAACCTGTTACAAAGGCCCAAGCCGCTGTAGCTCTTGCAACTGGTGAGGCTTCTGAAATGGTTAATGAGGAGCTTGCACGTATTGAAGCAGAATCCATGGCAGAAAATGTTGTGTCTGCACATAATGCTTTGGTAGCCCAAGTTGAGCAGGATATCAATGCAAGTTACGAGAAGGAGCTTTCAATGGAGAGGGAAAAAATTAATGCTGTGGAGAAAATGGCTGAAGATGCAAGGCTTGAATTAGAAAAGATAAGAGCCGAAAGGGAAGCAGAAAATATTGCCCTGATGAAGGAGAGGGCTGCTATTGAAGCAGAAATGGAAGTCCTTTCGAGGATAAGAAGTGAAGTGGAGGAACAGTTGCAAAGCCTTCTAAGTAGCAAGGCAGAGATATCatatgaaaaggaaagaattagCAAACTTCAAAAAGAAGCAGAAAATGAAAAGCAGGATATTTCCCGGCTACAGTATGAGCTGGAGGTTGAGCGAAAAGCCTTGTCCATGGCCAG GGCTTGGGCCGAGGACGAAGCAAAAAGAGCAAGGGAACATGCAAAAGCCATTGAAGAAGCTAGAGATCGTTGGGAGAGGCATGGCATCAAAGTAGTTGTGGACAGTGATCTTCGGGAAGAGAGTTCAGCTGATGTCACATGGGTTGCTGCTGCAAAGCAGTTCTCTGTTGAAGGAACTGTAAGCAGGGCTGAGAAATTGACGGACAAGCTCAAGCTAATGGCGGACAATGTGAAAGGGAAATCTAGGGAGGTGATTCATAAGATTATACAGAAAATACTCACCTTAGTTTCACTGTTGAAGGAGTGGGCCTCAAAGGCAAGTACACAAGCGAAGGAACTTAAAGATGCTGCTATGTTGAAGGCAAAGGGATCAATACAAGAGTTGCAGCAAAACACATCGGAATTTAATCTAGCCATCAAAGAAAGGGCAAGAGGTTCAATGCAAGGGTTGCAGCAAACCACTGCAGAATTTAGTGTGGCTGTGAAGGAAGGCGCAAGGCGGTTTGCAGAAGATTGCAGGGAAAACGTAGAGAAACTCACTCACAAGTTTAAATCATGA
- the LOC110617070 gene encoding uncharacterized protein LOC110617070 isoform X5 — MASSLLSGIVVAGVAGVILVAGLTFAALSLSKRSTSRPKQQMETLTTQQEVSLGSNVEDDTIEKNKSEESSVKQDDNNLEQVTGIDMDLSSSSELSEAPIEYKLNDRSQTPLVDSDNYLIISHDTSDNAPIQEDLQSELFFYDKSDASAVVSSSMNLPDSEIADYNPAASIPESISEIEQNLVIGEPANLLNTGHPLTAHEGELPGSELKENPEDSSNSPVHESSESVDVSISITATMDAVIEPGIVSKDDKETVASLPTAENLDTSITTQASTERSSSSLEVNYLNESESSGTVSSSPSAYPFEKEQDTVSNGKTIGSRTSFVPPPFSGSFAGIPAPSAVSEALQVSPGKVLVPAIVDQAQGQALAALQVLKVIEADVLPSDLCTRREYARWLVAASGALSRNTLSKVYPAMYIENATDLAFDDITPDDPDFSSIQGLAEAGLISSRLSSHDLLSSSDEEQGPFYFFPESPLSRQDLVSWKMALEKRQLPEADGKILYHLSGFRDIDKINPDAWPALIADLSAGDQGIISLAFGCTRLFQPDKPVTKAQAAVALATGEASEMVNEELARIEAESMAENVVSAHNALVAQVEQDINASYEKELSMEREKINAVEKMAEDARLELEKIRAEREAENIALMKERAAIEAEMEVLSRIRSEVEEQLQSLLSSKAEISYEKERISKLQKEAENEKQDISRLQYELEVERKALSMARAWAEDEAKRAREHAKAIEEARDRWERHGIKVVVDSDLREESSADVTWVAAAKQFSVEGTVSRAEKLTDKLKLMADNVKGKSREVIHKIIQKILTLVSLLKEWASKASTQAKELKDAAMLKAKGSIQELQQNTSEFNLAIKERARGSMQGLQQTTAEFSVAVKEGARRFAEDCRENVEKLTHKFKS; from the exons ATGGCTTCAAG TTTACTTTCAGGGATTGTGGTAGCTGGAGTAGCTGGTGTCATCCTAGTTGCAGGACTTACCTTCGCGGCATTGTCTCTCAGTAAGCGGAGCACTTCAA GACCAAAACAACAGATGGAAACATTGACTACTCAACAGGAAGTTTCATTGGGTTCTAATGTGGAGGATGATACCATTGAGAAGAATAAAAGTGAGGAAAGCAGCGTGAAACAAGATGATAATAATCTGGAACAAGTTACAGGTATAGATATGGATCTTTCTTCCTCTTCAGAACTTTCTGAAGCACCCATTGAATATAAACTCAATGATAGGAGTCAGACCCCATTGGTAGACAGTGACAATTACTTGATTATTTCCCATGATACCAGTGATAATGCACCAATTCAAGAGGATTTGCAatctgaattatttttttatgacaaGTCAGATGCTTCTGCAGTGGTTTCCAGCTCAATGAATTTGCCTGATTCTGAAATTGCTGATTATAACCCAGCTGCAAGTATACCTGAATCAATTTCTGAAATTGAGCAAAATTTGGTTATTGGTGAACCTGCTAATTTGTTGAATACAGGACATCCTTTGACTGCCCATGAAGGGGAACTGCCTGGCTCAGAGTTAAAAGAGAATCCTGAAGATTCTTCTAATTCCCCTGTTCACGAATCGAGTGAGTCTGTGGATGTGAGTATTTCTATCACTGCAACAATGGATGCTGTAATAGAACCTGGAATTGTTTCCAAAGATGACAAGGAGACAGTAGCCTCTCTTCCAACTGCAGAAAATCTTGACACAAGCATCACAACTCAGGCCTCAACTGAGAGAAGTAGTTCATCCCTGGAAGTGAATTACTTAAATGAAAGTGAATCTTCTGGAACAGTTTCTTCTTCACCGTCAGCCTATCCATTTGAAAAAGAACAAGACACGGTTTCTAATGGTAAGACAATTGGAAGCAGAACATCTTTCGTACCTCCACCCTTCAGCGGTTCCTTTGCTGGTATACCTGCTCCATCTGCAGTTTCTGAAGCTCTACAGGTTTCTCCTGGAAAGGTCTTGGTTCCTGCAATTGTTGATCAGGCTCAGGGACAAGCACTCGCTGCACTGCAAGTTCTGAAG GTTATTGAGGCTGATGTTCTACCCAGTGATCTATGTACCCGTCGTGAGTATGCCCGTTGGTTGGTGGCTGCAAGCGGTGCTCTTTCAAG GAATACGCTTTCGAAAGTATATCCTGCAATGTATATAGAGAATGCTACTGACCTAGCTTTTGATGATATCACACCAGATGACCCTGATTTTTCATCAATTCAAG GTCTGGCTGAAGCAGGACTTATCTCAAGCAGGCTTTCAAGTCATGATTTGCTTTCTTCCTCGGATGAAGAACAAGGTCCATTTTATTTCTTCCCTGAAAG CCCTTTATCGAGGCAGGATCTTGTGAGCTGGAAGATGGCCCTGGAGAAAAGACAACTTCCAGAAGCTGATGGAAAG ATTTTGTACCATCTTTCTGGTTTTAGAGATATTGATAAAATAAACCCAGATGCATGGCCTGCACTGATAGCTGACTTATCTGCAGGAGACCAAGGAATAATATCACTTGCATTTG GTTGCACAAGATTATTCCAGCCAGATAAACCTGTTACAAAGGCCCAAGCCGCTGTAGCTCTTGCAACTGGTGAGGCTTCTGAAATGGTTAATGAGGAGCTTGCACGTATTGAAGCAGAATCCATGGCAGAAAATGTTGTGTCTGCACATAATGCTTTGGTAGCCCAAGTTGAGCAGGATATCAATGCAAGTTACGAGAAGGAGCTTTCAATGGAGAGGGAAAAAATTAATGCTGTGGAGAAAATGGCTGAAGATGCAAGGCTTGAATTAGAAAAGATAAGAGCCGAAAGGGAAGCAGAAAATATTGCCCTGATGAAGGAGAGGGCTGCTATTGAAGCAGAAATGGAAGTCCTTTCGAGGATAAGAAGTGAAGTGGAGGAACAGTTGCAAAGCCTTCTAAGTAGCAAGGCAGAGATATCatatgaaaaggaaagaattagCAAACTTCAAAAAGAAGCAGAAAATGAAAAGCAGGATATTTCCCGGCTACAGTATGAGCTGGAGGTTGAGCGAAAAGCCTTGTCCATGGCCAG GGCTTGGGCCGAGGACGAAGCAAAAAGAGCAAGGGAACATGCAAAAGCCATTGAAGAAGCTAGAGATCGTTGGGAGAGGCATGGCATCAAAGTAGTTGTGGACAGTGATCTTCGGGAAGAGAGTTCAGCTGATGTCACATGGGTTGCTGCTGCAAAGCAGTTCTCTGTTGAAGGAACTGTAAGCAGGGCTGAGAAATTGACGGACAAGCTCAAGCTAATGGCGGACAATGTGAAAGGGAAATCTAGGGAGGTGATTCATAAGATTATACAGAAAATACTCACCTTAGTTTCACTGTTGAAGGAGTGGGCCTCAAAGGCAAGTACACAAGCGAAGGAACTTAAAGATGCTGCTATGTTGAAGGCAAAGGGATCAATACAAGAGTTGCAGCAAAACACATCGGAATTTAATCTAGCCATCAAAGAAAGGGCAAGAGGTTCAATGCAAGGGTTGCAGCAAACCACTGCAGAATTTAGTGTGGCTGTGAAGGAAGGCGCAAGGCGGTTTGCAGAAGATTGCAGGGAAAACGTAGAGAAACTCACTCACAAGTTTAAATCATGA